The genome window TTGAGCAGAACATACTTTCGTACAAGAACAGTCACTTTACCGCAATCGTGGTTAATTTCCTTGACATGATGGTCCACGGCCGTTCAGATTCCGAACTGCTAAAGGAAATTGCTCCGGATGAACCGGCGTACAGATCTTTGACTGAATCCTGGTTTATACATTCATCACTTTTTGCCACATTTAAGGCTATTTCCAGAATTAAAGGAGCTAAGATTGTGATTACTACTGATCATGGAAGTATCAGAGTGCAGCGCGGAGCCAAGGTTCTCGGTGATAAAGAGACTTCTACTAATCTCCGCTTTAAATACGGCAGAAATCTGAAAGTTGATGAAAAAAATTCCATCTTCATCAAAGACCCGGCCGAGTATAAACTGCCGCGGAGAGGGGTTACGATTAATTATATCATCGCCAAAGAAGATTATTATTTTGTTTATCCTACTGATTACCACCGTTATCTGAGTTATTATAAAGATACATTTCAGCACGGCGGTATTTCCATGGAAGAGATGCTTCTCCCGGTAATTTCAATGGATGCAAAGTAATGTACTCAGCAAGAGAAATTGAGATTCATTCATTTGAGTTACTCAGAAAGTTTGCGGATGAGTTCAGACAGAAACTCAGGCCGGGCGCACTCATTTTTCTAAACGGTCCGCTTGGTTCCGGGAAAACCACTTTTGTGAGAAATCTGGTTGCCGGATTTGGTATTAATGAAACTGCGTCTCCATCATTTACTCTGATTAATGAATATAAGGGAGGCGGTTTACGGTTCGCTCATGCAGATTTTTATCGCCTGAAATCAGCTTCTGAACTGTTTGAAATTGGTTTTCATGAGTACCTTGAGAGCGAGGATATTTTGATAATCGAATGGGCTGAATTGTATAAGGACTCTCTTCCGGAACCGGACTTCATCCTTCAGTTTTCCAATGAGAGTGATGCCACAAGAAAGGTGACTCTGTATGAACACTAAAAAGCCGGTACTTGCCATTGAGACCTCCGCAAAACTTTGCGGGGTATCGGTTTATTTCGACAGCCAGAGGTATTTTACCATGCACCGGCTTGAGGAAAGAAGCCATGCCAGAAAACTTGCCGGAATGATTCAGTATGCTCTGGAAAGCCAGTTGATAACTTCTTCTGACCTTGCATTTGTGGCAGTATCCGGAGGCCCCGGCTCGTTCACCGGGCTGAGAATCGGGTTTTCTGTGGCAAAAGGACTTTGCTTAGGAGCTGGAATTCCGCTTAAGAGAGTTAATACCATAGAAGCGATAGCCTTTGAATCTCTTGATTTTATAGAAAATGAAGAGACTTTTACCGTTGCTCTGAAAGTAAACAGGAATGAGGTTTTTTTTAGAAGGTTTCAAAAAAAGGGGGATTTTTATAAATTTGCAGGTGATTTGCTCACAATTGAGAACAGCCGGGTTACCGATTTAACTCAGAAAGGTGAGTTAATTATATGTAACTTTGAACTTGAAGAGCGAAGGTTTTTACGGCGGGAGTACCCGTCTCCTCAGAAAATTGCTGAACTGGCTCTGTTATCAGATGTAGAGGCTGAGGAAGAAATTGATTTTTTAGAACCGGAATATGTTAAAGATTTTCAGATTGTAAGGAAGGATAAATGAAAAGAATATTCATTTTTGTCTTATTAATGCCGCTCATGATGTTTGCTCAGCTGAGAGGCCCGAAAATTAAAACGAATGCAGATATTCATGATTTCGGAGAGGTTGAACAGGGAGCAGCCGTTAAATATAATTATATGATTTCAAATGACGGTGACGATACCCTCAAAATAGCAGGCGTTCTGACTTCTTGCGGATGTACCGTTGCGGAATTAAGTAAAAAATTCCTTTTACCGGGAGAGACCATTCCGCTCGCAGTAGATTTTAATACAAAAGACAGGGTGGGTCCTCAGTTAAAATATATAACGATTACATCAAACGATAAGGATAAACCGGTTCTAAAACTGACCATAACCGGGAAGATTAAAGAATCAAAAACAGTCGTTAAAAACTCCGACGGCCCGAAAATTCAGT of Ignavibacteriales bacterium contains these proteins:
- a CDS encoding DUF1573 domain-containing protein — protein: MKRIFIFVLLMPLMMFAQLRGPKIKTNADIHDFGEVEQGAAVKYNYMISNDGDDTLKIAGVLTSCGCTVAELSKKFLLPGETIPLAVDFNTKDRVGPQLKYITITSNDKDKPVLKLTITGKIKESKTVVKNSDGPKIQFTRDQHDFGIVQEGKVVDFTFEYTNSGKKDLEIKDVKTSCGCTAAVVSGKKLKPGEKGTLKVELDTSNRMGRMSRVITVSSNDPDQSQKILTIYAEVVRKDNK
- the tsaE gene encoding tRNA (adenosine(37)-N6)-threonylcarbamoyltransferase complex ATPase subunit type 1 TsaE, whose product is MYSAREIEIHSFELLRKFADEFRQKLRPGALIFLNGPLGSGKTTFVRNLVAGFGINETASPSFTLINEYKGGGLRFAHADFYRLKSASELFEIGFHEYLESEDILIIEWAELYKDSLPEPDFILQFSNESDATRKVTLYEH
- the tsaB gene encoding tRNA (adenosine(37)-N6)-threonylcarbamoyltransferase complex dimerization subunit type 1 TsaB, which codes for MNTKKPVLAIETSAKLCGVSVYFDSQRYFTMHRLEERSHARKLAGMIQYALESQLITSSDLAFVAVSGGPGSFTGLRIGFSVAKGLCLGAGIPLKRVNTIEAIAFESLDFIENEETFTVALKVNRNEVFFRRFQKKGDFYKFAGDLLTIENSRVTDLTQKGELIICNFELEERRFLRREYPSPQKIAELALLSDVEAEEEIDFLEPEYVKDFQIVRKDK